The nucleotide sequence GGGACCGACGAGCTGGTGGACGTTTTGAACGACGTCCTCAGGGGATGGCGTCTGACGCGACTGGACTCCAGCCCGGACATGGGCCTGATCCATCTCTCCAAAGGCCCCAAGGGTTATCAACGCCGTTCACCATGGATTGAACGCGGCACTGCCGTGGTCCATCCCGATCCGGTCGACGCGGTGTGCGACCTGCTGCTCGACCTGCATCACGCCTTCATCGAAGACAGCGCCAAGCACGGCGGCGAGGCGATGCTGACCCTGCACGCCGCCGGTGTGCGCATGGGTGGCGGTGCTGACGCTGGGTTGGTGGTGTTTCCCAGTACCCACGCCAGCGGCAAAAGCCTGCTCACCACGGCGCTGGGCGCGGCCAGGCACCGGGTGTTCGCCGACGACCAATTGCCGATCGTGCCGGGCACACCGACGCTGGGAGTATCGCCGGGATTTTTGCCGCGTGTACGCCGTCCCTTGCCCGACGATCTAGACGACAAGCTGGCGGAATTCATCCGCGGTCACGCGGGGCCGACCAGCGACCAGTTTCGTTATGTTGATTTAAACGCTGATGCCATGGCGCCGCGGGGTGAAAAAGCGCCTATCAAGGCGGTGGTATTGTTGGACCGTCGTGACGGCGCAACGCCGACGCTGACGCCCGCCAGCGAGAGCGCGATACTCAAAGCCTGCATCTTGCAGAGTTTCGGGCGCACGTTGAACGCGTTGGAGGTGCTCGACCATCTGCACGCGATGATCCAAGGCATCGACGGCTACACGTTGAGCTACGCCGACGCCCAAGACGCCGTGGCGGTGTTGTCGGAGGCCTTCGCTTAAAGTCCGTCAGTCGATGTCTTCGACCGCCGCGTCGCCGCCCTTGACCCGGTGCGCCAAGGCCGCTTCCATGAACTGATCGAGATCGCCGTCCAAAACCGCAGAAGTGTTGGACGTTTCCACCCCGGTGCGCAAATCCTTGACCATCTGGTAGGGCTGCAACACGTAAGAGCGGATCTGGTGTCCCCAACCGATATCGGTCTTGGCGTCGTGTTCGGCCTGAGAAGCTTCCTCGCGCTTTTGCAGCTCGGCCTCATACAGGCGCGCATTCAGCATCTTATATGCCGCCGCACGGTTCTTGTGTTGTGAACGATCGTTCTGACACTGCACCACGATGCCGGTGGGAATGTGCGTGATGCGCACGGCGCTGTCGGTTTTGTTGATGTGCTGACCGCCTGCACCGGATGCGCGGTAGGTGTCGACACGCAGGTCTTTGTCTTCGTAATGGACCTCGATGTCGTCATCGATTTCCGGATAGACCCATACCGAAGTAAAGCTGGTGTGGCGACGTGCGCTGGAATCGTAGGGCGAAATGCGCACCAGGCGGTGCACACCGCTTTCGGTCTTCATCCAACCGTACGCGTTCTCGCCTGTGATTTTAATGGTGCACGATTTAATGCCCGCTTCTTCGCCCGGGCTTTCTTCCAGCCACTCGGTTTTGTAACCGTGCTGCTCGGCCCAGCGCACATACATGCGTGTCAGCATTTCCGCCCAGTCCTGGGCTTCGGTACCGCCCGCGCCGGCATGGACTTCGAAATAACAGTTGTTGGCGTCGGCTTCACCCGACAGCAAGGTCTTCAACTCGGCCTTGGCAGCGCGGTCGCGCGCATCAATCAGGGCGGTTTCGGCCTCCTTGATGATGTCGTCGTCGCCTTCCATCTCGCCCATCTCGATCAGTTCGAGATTGTCGGCCAGTTCGGCGACAAGATCGTCGATTTCCTTGATCAACCCGTCAAGCTTGGTGCGCTCTTTCATCAAGGCCTGGGCCTTGGCGGCGTCGTTCCACAAGTCGGGGGCTTCGGCCAGCGCGTTCAGTTCTTCCAGGCGTAAAACAGCTTGGTCGTAGTCAAAGATGCCTCCTCAGCAGTTCCAGCGACTGCTTGAGGTCTTGAGTAACGGCTTCGATCTCGGCGCGCATGGGGCGGCGGTCCTTGTTGTAATTGGATCGGTGCGAGGTTTGTAACCAAAAGCCGCGACCGACACAAGCCGCGTTTCC is from Magnetovibrio sp. and encodes:
- the prfB gene encoding peptide chain release factor 2 (programmed frameshift); its protein translation is MRAEIEAVTQDLKQSLELLRRHLDYDQAVLRLEELNALAEAPDLWNDAAKAQALMKERTKLDGLIKEIDDLVAELADNLELIEMGEMEGDDDIIKEAETALIDARDRAAKAELKTLLSGEADANNCYFEVHAGAGGTEAQDWAEMLTRMYVRWAEQHGYKTEWLEESPGEEAGIKSCTIKITGENAYGWMKTESGVHRLVRISPYDSSARRHTSFTSVWVYPEIDDDIEVHYEDKDLRVDTYRASGAGGQHINKTDSAVRITHIPTGIVVQCQNDRSQHKNRAAAYKMLNARLYEAELQKREEASQAEHDAKTDIGWGHQIRSYVLQPYQMVKDLRTGVETSNTSAVLDGDLDQFMEAALAHRVKGGDAAVEDID